A genomic region of Ammospiza nelsoni isolate bAmmNel1 chromosome 3, bAmmNel1.pri, whole genome shotgun sequence contains the following coding sequences:
- the LOC132070796 gene encoding p53 apoptosis effector related to PMP-22-like — MVVCGLACWRCRWLLPLLLGLAIIMGIIALAGRGWLESESEPYVQQASLWESCTRGEEDLNWNCESLMDYGWGRAAAATYLVGFVILVICFALAVIAFSIEILRFNFVRGIGGLLFVVAAFQIIGLVIYPVKFTEDIPLTGDNMFSWAYGFGWASTVVVIGCAFFFCCLPNWEDEVLGNIKPTYYYSSPERAPYLN; from the exons ATGGTGGTGTGCGGCCTCGCCTGCTGGAGGTGCAGGtggctcctgcccctgctgctgggcctggCCATCATCATGGGCATCATCGCCCTGGCGGGCCGCGGCTGGCTGGAGTCCGAGTCGGAGCCCTACGTGCAGCAAGCGTCGCTGTGGGAGAGCTGCACGCGGGGCGAGGAGGACCTCAACTGGAACTGCGAGTCCCTGATGGACTACG GGtgggggagagcagcagctgccacataCCTTGTTGGCTTTGTGATCCTGGTCATCTGTTTCGCCCTTGCAGTCATCGCGTTCTCGATCGAGATCCTTCGCTTCAACTTTGTGCGAGGAATTGGAGGCCTGCTCTTTGTTGTTG CTGCATTCCAGATCATTGGCTTGGTCATTTACCCAGTGAAATTCACAGAAGACATTCCACTGACAGGAGATAACATGTTCAGCTGGGCCTATGGTTttggctgggccagcactgtTGTTGTAATAGGTTGTGCTTTCTTCTTCTGCTGCCTCCCCAACTGGGAAGATGAAGTCCTGGGAAACATCAAGCCTACCTATTACTACTCCTCCCCAGAGAGAGCACCATACTTAAACTGA